One stretch of Lacimicrobium alkaliphilum DNA includes these proteins:
- the ndk gene encoding nucleoside-diphosphate kinase: protein MALERTFSIIKPDAVAKNVIGAIYNRFETAGLRIVASKMLHMSKEQAEGFYGEHKERPFFGALVEFMTSGPVMVQVLEGENAVKKNREIMGATNPAEALAGTLRADYAVSIDENAVHGSDAPESAAREIAYFFSDEEICPRTR, encoded by the coding sequence ATGGCTCTTGAGCGTACTTTTTCTATCATCAAGCCAGATGCCGTTGCGAAAAACGTGATCGGTGCAATCTACAATCGTTTTGAAACCGCCGGACTGCGCATTGTTGCATCGAAAATGCTGCATATGAGCAAAGAGCAGGCTGAAGGTTTCTATGGCGAGCATAAAGAACGTCCTTTCTTTGGCGCTCTGGTTGAGTTTATGACCTCTGGCCCGGTTATGGTGCAAGTCCTTGAAGGCGAAAATGCGGTGAAGAAGAACCGTGAAATCATGGGCGCCACTAATCCTGCCGAAGCACTGGCCGGTACTCTGCGCGCAGACTACGCCGTATCTATCGATGAGAATGCGGTACACGGTTCTGATGCGCCAGAATCAGCGGCCAGAGAGATTGCTTACTTCTTCTCTGACGAAGAAATCTGCCCGCGCACCCGTTGA